Within the Mustela lutreola isolate mMusLut2 chromosome 2, mMusLut2.pri, whole genome shotgun sequence genome, the region GTCTGAGCTTGCATGGCTGTAGTTGTGTTTCAATGCTTATGTGCTGTTGTGCTTTGGGGCTGTGGGAGCTCCCTGGGAGATGTTGTCTATGTCATTTGCCCTTAAGGAGGAGGGCCATTACCTGAGCCCAGTCCAGACACAGGGCTCTGCAGATGTGCTGTTGGGGGCGGCCTCCAGGTCTGCACACACAGGGGACAAACCACAAGAGTATACTTCTGACCATGTGTGGgctagtgggggaggggtgcactCGGGGTCTGGGACACCCAGGACTCAGCAGACCCAGTTCACACCCAACCCCATACAGTGGGTTGGGGTGTGCGAGGAGAAGCACAGGGATGGATTTCTACTACCCACATGTCCTCCTTTCCTAGAAGCCCTTGGAGACCAACTCTTCCAAAGTCAAAGGTGAGAAACTTCTCTCCCAACAAGACTATGTTTGGAAGACCCGCTGGTTTTACCCCCACCCTCTGTCCCAGCCTGGGAGGAGCCACACCACCCGTGCCCACTTagccctcccccagcctcagctGAGTTTTGCCCCTGACCTTGGCCCATactcctgtctctccctcaacCTCAACAGCCTCCAACCCCTCACCCTCTCCTGAGCTTCTGCTGGTCTCTGACCTGAccttgcccctgcccccactcctccTAGCCTCAGCTGACCCTTACCTCTGCTCATAGTTAAGTCCACCATGATGATTCCTGACTCCCAGAAGCTCCTGCGCTGTGAACTGGAGTCACTCAAGGCCCAGCTACAGGCCCAGACCAAGGTGAGgctcctctgccctgccctgggcGACCTCTGGCCCTGTtcccccacacctgctcctgcccccaaccTTGACCTCTTTCCCGCAGGCTTTTGAGTTCCTGAACCACTCAGTGACCATGCTGGAGAAGGAGAGCTGCCTGCAGCAAATCAAGATCCAACAGCTTGAAGGCGAGGACCGGCCAGGGGTTAAAGTCAGGCTGGAGGCTGGTCCTGCTGGGGTCAGCTGGGTTAGCCCGAAGTGAAAGAAGTTGGGTGGGtcttgggtcagggtcaggttctggTCAGGGTTAGGGCCAGGTGCATTCAAAGGTGGGCTCATGTGTGGTTggggctcagtcatgatcccatcTAATCTGCAGAGGTGCTGAGTCCTATAAGCCgccagacagagaaggagggacCCAAGTGGGGTGTGGAGCAGGGACGCCAGGAGCTGTATGGGGCCCTGGCTCAAGGCCTGCAGGGGCTACAGAAGACCCTGCGTGACAGCGAGGAGGTACAGAGGACCCGCACCACTCGCTGCCTGCAGCTGCTGGCCCAGGAGATCCGGGACAGGTGGGCGTCACCAGGAGGGCAGCCTGGAAGCTGTGGCAGAGAAGGGAGACCAAGGAGAGGGAGCTGGAGGTGGGATGTGGGATGAGACAAATAGGAGAGGCCGGAGTAAGGAGACCTGGGGGCCATGGAAGGTTTGAGGGacaagatggggggggggtgaggaggcAGTGGGGAAGTGTGGGAAGCTGGGAGGCCAGatggcaggaggaaggaggaggaagaccgGAAGCTGGAGATGAGAtggggagggaggccaggagaTCAGGAAACTGGACATGATATGGGAAGCCGGAGGGAGGAGAGACTGAGGCTGGCAGATGCTGGGGAGTTTGGGAGgtcagaggggcagaaggtggggAGACAGAGGCCAGACAATGAGAGGCTGAGAGAATGGGAGGCTGGAGGCCAGGAGGAGGGGACAAGGGGCTGGGAGATCGGAGGTGGGGGAGTAGAGGCAGGAGGGGCAAGGTTAACAGGCAGGTTGGGGAGGGGACAGATCCTAGGGGGATGGGAACATGACAGCTGGAGGAGGCTTGAGGAGGCGGGTGGGCAAAAGGGAGACCAGAAGACCAGGAAATAGAAGGCCAAAGGCTGAGCAGGGAATGTGGGTCTAGGCTGCACTGTCCCCTCAGCAAGAAGTTCCTGTGGGAGGAGCTGGAGCTGGTGCGGGAGGAGGTGACCTTCATCTATCAGAAGCTCCGTGAGTGCCTGGAGCCCACGGTCAGGAGGGGGGGTCCTTCTGCTGCTCTGGCCCCCCtgagtcccctccccccacagaggCTCAGGAGGACGAGATCACAGAGAACCTGGTGAACATCCAGAAGATGCAGAAGACACAGGTGAAGTGCCGCAAGGTGAGCGGAGAGGGCGGGGACCCTATGTGAGTCGGggacatgggactctctgctggCCTCCACCGTCATACTGGAGCCAGAAGGACGGGTTCAAATCTCGGCTCTGCCACTTAGCAGCTGTGGGACTGTGgtcaagtcacttcacctctctgggcctcagtttccttatctgtgtagTGGGTATGCTGCATGGACTGCGTGCAAAACACTTTGAGGGCCGTCTGACATATCATCAGTGCTAAATAAGGGTCGCTTTTCACCATTCTGGTTCTTACCACTGTTGTCTCACACACACTTCCCACCCCCGGCCTTAGGTCCTGACCAAGATGAAGCAGCAGGGGTATGAGACATCCAACTGGCCAGAGACGGAGGAGGTGCCATCAGGAGGCAGTGGCTCCTGGAGGGATGACCTCCAAAAGGAGCTGAGTGACATATGGTGATGCCCCGCCCCCACACTAACCTTTGACTCCTGACCTTCAACTGCCTTGCCTTCCCACCAATCAGATCCAGCAGTGACTACCAGAACTGgaaccccccaccaccccacaccCGAGTCCAGGCCTCCCTCTCCCCCGGGGactcacctccaccaccaccaccaccaccaccccccgcccctggtCCCcgccatgcccctccccccacccaggacCCCCAGCTCCCTGTCTCCCTGCAGGTCTGCTGTGCACATGCTGCAGAACTCCTTTGATGGCCTCATATCCTCTGGGGGCTGCCTCAGGGCCTCGAACCTCAAGGGTGAGGGGGGATGAGGTGCACTCTGGGCTGTAGGGGGGTCATTCTCCAGTTTCACACATGGCGGTCATGTTCAGAGGCTATATTTGGGGGTCACATCTGTTGGGGTGTTTTGGGGCCCATTAAGATTTCCATCCCGGGGTCACTCAAGATCACTGGgatatttttaaaggatctgTGCCGTAAAATTCAAGGATCCCTGAGGTCGTCATACTTTGGTATCACCTTGGGTCACATTCAAGTGACGTAAGGGACACAGGCCCCTGATCACGATGCCACTCAAGGGTCACATTCAGGGTCTGTGGGTGAAAGGCCAGAATTGCACCTGTCGCTCCCGCAGGCTACAGGGGGCACCAAGGCCTgagccctctgctcccctcctggGACTCAGACTCAGACTCAGACCAGGACCATTCCCAGCCACTCTTCATCAAAAGCCACTCCTTCCCATCTGGTACGGAACCTCCCCTGCCCTACCCCACCCTTTCTCTCCTGGCTTGCCCTCCAGTGCCACAGAAGGACCCTTGAAGCTCCCAACCTGGGCATCTGCTCCCTGATTTCCAGCCCTTGGGTCCTCAGGACTAAGCTGGGCCCTGACCCACTCTCTCTCCACAGCCTGAGCAGCCGGGACTGCTCTCCCTGAAGACCCCtccagagagaaaataaactagCCAAGAACCTCTTCCACCTGTGGACTGTTGCTCCTGCTGCTTCCTGTGCCTGAGAATGACCACCCTCACACCCAGTTTCCTTTCCAGtgttggggagggtgtggggacCCCAGATGCTGTTCAGAATGTGTAGGCTTAGGGGACAGTGTGAGGCCAGATTTAATAATAACAAGGTCAGGGGTCAGTCTGTCCAGATATGAGGATCCAGAGGGCCCTGGCACTCTAGTCTGCTGCCccaaaggggaaactgaggcacagggagggaggGTCGAGGTCCAGGGTCACGCTCgcaccctgccctcctcctcccctctgcgcCCCCACCGCCTAGTTCCCCCTCAACCTGCATCCTTCATTCCCTCCCAAATTTGTGCTAACACTCTTCGGCCCCACCGAGAGCAACAGAGGCCCCGCCCCGGATCATGCTAATGAGACGCCGCGAGTCCCCGCCCGACTGGGTTATGCACATTTGCATAACGCCAGGaggccccgcccctcgccccTTCGCTGAGTCTGCGCGGCGCTGCCGGGCCGACGGCGTCTCCCATCTCCGTGTCCGCCCGCGGGGCCTGCGGTCCGTCAGTTCGTCCTGTCGCCCGGGTGACGTCTAAGCGGAGCGGGGGCTCAGACCGTGACAGCCTCGACCCGGTGAGGGAGAGGGGCTTGGGCCGCTCCCGGCATCCCCTCTCGCGGGCTACCGACCCTCGGTCTGTATGGTTCGGCCAGGGTTCGGCTCCTGCGGGTCGGGTCCCTTGTGGGTCCGGcgcagggagggggaagggaggcagtGAGCTGGGGCTTGAGAACCGGCCTCGGGGAGGGGAGCGTGGAGATGGGGACCCCGGGCCGGTGAAGCCAAGCGGCAGGTGGTGAGGGTGACTGTGATTGTGTGCTTGTCATTTTGTGTCAGTGTGTGGTTGTGTAACTGTGATTGTGTGGCTCTGGGGATGCCTGTGTGGTGGATGGTCTGTGTGGTGGATGTGTGACTCTCCTGTGGCTGTGATTGTGTGGCTGTCATCAcggatgtcactctgagggtgtGTGTGGCTGTGTTGTTGTGACTGCTATCCCTGTGACTGTTGTGGGGCTGTCTCGGTGTCTGTACAGTTGTGTGCATATGACTGCCATTGTGTGTTCCTTCTGATGGTGTGTGGGGGCCCATTTCTATGTCTCAGTGTGTGGCTGTGATCATGCGCCTTTCTTGTGTGGCTCGGTGTGCAAATCCGTGTCGCGGTCCACGTATGTGCCCTTGTGGTGGCCATGTGGCTGAGCTCGTGGATGACATCGTCTCTCCTGTGAGTGTCAGTGTGGCTGAGACACTGTGAATGTGTGTGGCTGTCGCTGAGTGCCTGGTTGTTGGGGGTGTGACACCGTGACCGGTTTATGACCCCCATTGTGTGTGGTGACTCTTTTTGATGTAACTCTCCCATGTGTTGGCAGCTCTGAGGCTCTGTCCCTGGTGACAGGGGGGTGAGTGCTGGTGTGGGGCTATATGCGGGGCTGTGAAGTGTTTGAAGGACCTCCCCTTGTGTCCCTGTGACTGTGTTTGTGTGGGGGATTGTTTGATCTGTGTGGGTGTCTGTGACAGGCCGTGTGCACACTGTGCCATGTGTGTGAGTGTACAGTTGTGTGTTGTGGGTGTTGGGCACCTGTCTGAATGAGCAGGCCTGTCTTGTTCACCACCAGCAAAGTGCCTGTAACCCAGCAAGCACTGGCTCCTTGTTGGTGGGATGGACAAATTCTGTACtctttgtgtgtgttgtgtgtgtgtgtgtgtatgtgtgtgtgtggtggtggtggttgggatGGAGGCCGTGGCTGAGTTGTATACTCTAGGGATGCCGGTATGTGTGATTGTGTCTCTGGAAGGGTGAGGGGCCGTGGCCACGTGGGCGTCTGAGATCTCTGGTGACCCTCGCCCCGCATGTCACACTGCAGAGCAAGCTGCGTGGATGGGGCACTGGACCCAGAGTGCCTACCCTCaccttcctgggcctcagtttccacatctgtgcaATGGGGTTGACCATCCCTGCCCTGCTGGCCGCCAGGAGCGGCTGTGAGTCTGTGGGTGTGGCGGAGGCCTGTGGGAAGCCATAGGGCCCTTTCACAGGTGAGGTCAGCCTGGGAGAATGGGTCGAGCAGGTGTGGCTCTGTTGGCCCCTCAGTGCTGGGGGCTGAGGTTCGATTGGGGGAAGAGGAGGCTTGTGGGGAGAAGATAGCCCCTTTGTGAGACAGCAAGGCTGACAgtctgggaggaggagaagaaggggaggCATCTGGGATCAGAGGGCCTGGCCATCAGCACGAAACAGTCAAGGCGCAGCCCATGGGGACAGGAAAGAGAGGCCCTTGTGGGCCATGGGGAAAGGGACTCAGAGGAGgaatttggtgggggtgggggacacagagCATGGGGTCCCTTATAAAGTATTTGAGGAAAGAGGATGGGGTCCCCTAAAAACCCATGGGGGTGAGAACCCTTCTAAGTGGGCCCTTCTCTGTGGGAGAGGGGTTCCGTTTAGCTGGAGAAGTCTTTTCCAAGGGCTGAGGGGAGGTGACCTGTGTGGTAAGAAGGAGAGACCCTCCTAAAAGGCATGAGGTCTGAATCTCCTATGTGGGCTGTTGGGGGAGAAAACCACTGTAGAGCCTCTGGGATCCGGGCTGGGGATGGGCTGAGCTGCTTGTGTGGGGAGGCCTCCAAAGGGCAGGATCCTAGACATTCAGAGTCATGGCCAGAAGGTACAGTGGGTGGAACCAGGGCTCCTTTGTAGTAGTTctggggtggcggtgggggtgggggtcatggTGTGGCCAGAGGACTCTACTCAGGCAGGTGACCGGAGCCTCCCCCAGGCCCCGCCCTGGCGGTCCCATTCCCTACCCACGTCCACAGGCCCAGCCTTCACCATGGCAGGAGGGAGACCTCAATCGAAGAGGAGTTTCTCCATCATTCCCTGCTTTGTCTTCGTGGAGGTGAGAAACCCAGTAACTATCTCCCTGCCCCTGATCCGCCCGTCTGCACCCCAGACTTGCTCCCAGACCCTTAGTGGGGAGGAGGCGCGTTCCGAAGGGACACTCCCAGGGTTCCAAGCCCGCTCTGTCCACCCTTAGCGCAGAACTCTGGGTACCTCCCATCCTCTCTTGAGTTCAGCTTCCTTGGCTGTCAAAAAGGCGTCATCAGAGTCCCTTTCTCCTAGGGCAGTTATTAAGGTAAGATGTATTAATTCACGGAAGGGGTTTAGTATCATGTCCTGCCCCCAGTGAGGATTGTACTTCTGGGAGCTGCCAGCACTTCTGCCAGTAGTAGTATCTTTTCCTCGGTTGGTCACCATGGCCCCAGCCTGGACCTGAccttgtctcttctctctctgtccccctgccATGACTGGGTGGCAGTCAGTGCTTCTGGGCATCGTGGTCCTGCTTGCTTACCGCCTGGAGTTCACGGAcaccttccccgtacacacccaAGGGTTCTTCTGCTATGACAGTACCTATGCCAAGCCTTACCCAGGGCCTGAGGCTGCGAGCCGAGTACCTCCTGCACTCATCTATGCCCTGGTCACTGCTGGGCCCACCCTCACGGTGAGACTGGGGATAGCCTTGGTCAGACCCAGATGGCAGGAGGGCCaggtggaggtgggtggagggttgGCTTTGAAGGCCAGGAAGACCCCGCCTTGATCTTGCCCACAGATCCTGCTGGGGGAGCTGGCGCGTGCCTTTTTCCCTGCGCCACCCTCAGCCATCCCCATCATCGGGGAGAGCACCATCGTGTCGGGGGCCTGCTGCCGCTTCAGCCCCCCACTGCGGAGGCTGGTCCGCTTCCTGGGTGAGTGATGCAGCCAGGGGGTCAGCTATGCAAACGAGGTACGGGCGAGGTTCAGCCATAATAAGAATTTTATGGGGAAGAGGGCCTAGAACTGCCCTGGTGATGACCTCGAGAGGCAAAGAGGGATGTGGGTAAGGCCAGGCACAGTGGAGGGTCTAGGCACAGTGGTAGGCCTACGCCAACCGTGGTGGCAAATTCAGGGCCCCAGATTGCTACAAGGAGAGTATCAAGGCAGAAAATGGGGACATGGGCCCAGGCCAAAGACCAGCCCAACCTCTATCCCACCCCAAGCAGGAGAatgagagcctggtggtggtggtgggggggtcccCCAGCCACAATGAGTGGCCATGGTGTAGGAGAAGGACAGAGCTCATCCAAAATGGTGGTCCCTATGACAGAAGACTGGAGCTCTAGCTCTAGTTGATTGTTGACCCAGGGAAAAAGTGATCAACTCAATAAcagtgagcccaaggcaggtgtaTAAAGAGGCCCAGAAATACCACCAGGATGGTCTTCGGAGATTTCAGGCAGGAGCCCAGTCCTGATGTTATGCTGCTGAGGGGTCCTAGCCCAACTACACTGGAGTTCCAGGGAAGGACCCACTCCTGAGATGGTAGCAATCTAAGGGGGACAGAAGCAAGAGGCTCAGGGTGCCATCACGTTCGTCCCAAGGGGGGAGGACCTTGGCCCAGGGATAATGGGCTATGGCTTTAGGGGGATTCGCTGCTGTGCTTTAATGATGGTCACAGGAACAAGGTGCCCGGATGAACCACAGGGGCTCACAGGAGGAGGGCCCTGGGGTATCAGGGGCCCAGCATgaactctctctcccacttcaccCCCAGGGGTCTACTCCTTCGGCCTCTTCACCACGACCATCTTCGCCAACGCGGGGCAGGTGGTGACCGGCAACCCTACACCGCACTTCCTGTCGGTGTGCCGCCCCAACTACACGGCCCTGGGCTGCCTACCGCCCTCGCCCGACAGGCCAGGGCCTGACCGCTTTGTCACCGACCAGGGTGCCTGTGCCGGCAGCCCCAGCCTGGTGGCCGCTGCGCGCCGTGCCTTCCCCTGCAAGGATGCCGCCCTTTGCGCCTACGCAGTCACCTACACAGCGGTGAGCCCCAGAATAGGGGCACAAAAGTGGGAGGGGGGCGGCCAATGGGCAGGAGGCCACTCTGGACTGGAAACTCTGATTCCTTCCCAGGATAAAGTCACACTCCAGAGCTGTGACACTGCCCTGAGGGTGGTCCCACTCTGGGGCAGGAAGGTCCATGCAGACTACCTCTTTTGAGTCTGGCCACGCCCCCTGGTCCGGGAATGCCACACCCAAGGGAGGTTGTTGGCTCCGCCCCATGGGACCAAAACACTGTTCCTGGAGCCCTGTACTCCATTCCCTGGAGCCTAGCCATACCCCTGATGCTACAGGTCCCTAAATTTTGGCTGGGAGACTAGGCAGTTGGGCTTTCAATTCGGTCCCCTGGAGCTTGGGAGGGAggaccctcccccaacctccccatcCCGCTTTGTCCTTGCCCTTTCAAGATCTGGCCACGCCCCCGACTTGACTGACTGGGActtcctctgtccccagcctTTTCTTGGTTCGCACCTCCTGTTGCTTTGCCTCCTTTTTCTGGCGTCCAGGACTAATTAGTTTCTTCTTGTCAGTGGATCCCTGGGGCTTGGGGGTTCCACCTCCTGGAGTTCCTGGACCTGCCCCCCTGGGCCTTGACTCCACGCTCCGGTTCTGAAGCGGTGGGCTGACCTAGCAAGCATCTTTCTCCATCTGTGACTGGTCCTGGGGAGTCCTGGGCCCCCGACTCTGTCCACTGCCCTTTTGTGTCCAGACCACACCCCTATCCCTGAAAGGGCCCGCTGGGAGTTCACGTCTCCATCCACGAACTCCAGTCCCCCTGGCTCCGTAGCTCCTGGCCACACCCTCCAGCCCCAGTGCCATTCCCAGGGATTCTGGCCACGCCCTCCAGCCCGGAAGGCGGTAGCCACCTGCCATGCGTCCCCCTGATTGGTCTGGCTCCCACAGATGTACGTGACTCTCGTGTTCCGCGTGAAGGGCTCCCGCCTGGTCAAACCCTCGCTCTGCCTGGCCCTGCTGTGTCCCGCCTTTCTGGTGGGCGTGGTCCGCGTGGCGGAGTACCGCAACCACTGGTCGGATGTGCTGGCCGGCTTTCTGACAGGCGCTGCCATCGCAACATTTCTGGTGAGCCACCTTGCCATCCCATTCATACCAGTATGGGAGACCCTCTGTGAGCTCTCTGACCCGAGAAGCTGGGCCTCACGATAGTGAAGGGTGTGGactctctgtgaccttgggcgagtGCCTTTACATTACCCTGCCTGGATgtttttatctgtgaaatgggatgacAGGACCAGGGTATGTAGAGTGAGGTCCTTGCTTTGAGTGCAGAATTTGAAGGCCCACTGAAACACTGagtaatcaagataaataatgttttaatgacatattttttaaaaaccaaaagtagggacgcctgggtggctcagtcggctaagtcgCTGCCTGCAGcgcaggccatgatcccagggtcttgggatcgagtcccacaactggctccttgttcagcggggagcctgcttctctctttgcctctgcctgcttgtgtgcatgtgctctctctctctctctgacaaataaataaataaaataaaatcttaaaacaaaacaaaaaccgaaATTAATGCAATAACACGTGATGTCCAAAATATCCAAAACTTAAAAGACAGCACCAGATCCTGCCTTTGCACCACTTGGCCTTACTTGCCTCACCCTGTCATGGCCTGTGGAatagataataatagtacctacctcttAGTAAGGTGGaaagaacagtgcttggcacataaatGTATTGGAAAATGTTAACTGAaaacctgagcctcagtttcattatctgaaaaatggggatgcCACTCCTACATTATTGGCTTCAGGCCTCAACATGCCCCTCTCACTCTGTCCCAGGTCACATGTGTCGTACACAACTTCCAGAGCCGGCGGCCCTCTGGCCGAAGGCTCTCCCCCTGGGAGGACCTGGGCCAAGCCCCCACCATGGACAGCCCCCTCGAAAAGTTAAGTGTGGCCCAGGTAAGGGGGGCCGGGGTCTGATCCCGGCTGGAGAGGGTGGTAGATGGAAGGGGACCGAGGAGGCAGGAAGTCAGGCAAGAGGTGGGGGTCTCCAGGCCTTGGGGAGGTAGAGGGATTGCTCGTCTTTGTGGACCTTGGTCCTGGGGGACAGTCACACAAAATAGAAGGGTGTGTTTTGATTAATCCGGAAAACTCTAGGTCTTTTCCACCAGCTCTCTGCCTGATGAGCCCCTCATGGCTGTGGCCAGTGGGGCCCAGGGGGCCACtagccccttccctctgcctctttgtcTCAGGAACCCGAAGCCTGCAGGCCGCATTCGACACCGGCACGGCTCACCCCATCCAGTGAGTGTCGAGGGAGTGGGGGGATAACCGGGGGGACTTCCAGGTCGCAGTCACTGCCACAGAGGTCTCGCCTATGCTCTCGTGGCCCCCTCCCAAGCTTTCTGATCCCCTGACCTCTGACCCTGACCCCCAGAGTCGCAGAACTGTGCCCGCCGTGGCCACCTGATCCCCAGCTGCGTGTCCTCCAGGGCTCCAGCCATGTGTTCGTCGCCCCGTGTGCCCCGCCCTCGATTGAGGTCTGAGCCgacgcccctgcccctgcccctgcccctgccagcacCAACCCCCAGCCAGggtccctcaccctcctcccccggGCCTGGGGGGCCGGGTGGGGGTGGCGGACGTGGTCGGAAGTTGCTGCTGCCCACACCCCTGCTTCGGGACCTGTACACCCTTAGCGGACTCTATCCCTCCCCCTTCCACCGGGACAACTTCAGCCCTTACCTGTTTGCCAGCCGTGACCACCTGTTGTGAGGCCCCCGATGCCCTCTCAGAATCTGCCAGGCCCCCTTTCCTTCCCGCCACACGTGTGGGTGCGTGTGCCATGTGAGTGCCAAAGCCCTCTGTGCACAAACCAGCCCGACCTAGGCATTAGAGGCTGGCTGGAAGGACATTTGGGGGGCCCCCTGCCTCTCTTGCCCTCTGGGATACCCAAGTGGGCATTACTGGGAGGTGGGCCCTTGCCCCTAGGATTACTCTTTTAAGGGCCAAAACCTGACCCCATTGGCCATTGCTCAGCCAATGGGAGCCCCCGGTTCTAAAATTTCTACTTAAAAGTAGTTTACTCCAGCCAGTGGGAACCTCCCCTCATGTCTTAGAATCCTCAGGCAAGAGGGTAACTCCAGTTAGTGTTCAGCGTCTGAACAACCAATAGGAGTCCTTGGTTTTCAGAATTTCTAGGATGGGTGGGTATGATTCCAGTCAATGGGGGACCGCCAATGTCTAAGGACAAGCAAAGAAGAAGGAGATGGGGTCATCCTTTGTCATCGGGTCCTCTATCAGATTCAGAAGAGTCCAGCTGGAGcatggggggcaggctcccccaTGGCAGGGTCCTTGGGGCACCCCTTCCTCTCTTAGCCCCTCCCCCATGTGTAAACTCTCACTCAGTCCCTCCTAACTCCCAACTTATACAGGGCTTGCCCCAGTTCAGAGGTTTTGGGGTTCAGGGTGCTGTCTCCCCTTGTCTGTGCCCAGATCACCCCAAACCCTTCTGTTATTAGGGCTATGGGAGGAGACTTTTTTTGCCTTGGAATCTGCCCTTGTTCTTTCCACTGCCCCCCATCCCGGGCCCCAGCCTCCTGCAGATGTGCCATCATGGGGGGTATGGGTGGAGCAGAGAGGGCTCCCCTGCCCCAGGCAGCCAAAGGCAGTGGGCAGAGGAGACACTGCCCCCCTTTCCTGCCCCCTCCTTATCTTTAATAAAGACCTGTTTGTAACAGAAGTTTGgccacctgccttcctcctcccccaggtgTTGGGGCGTAGAAGAATTTAATCATTGGTATGTAGCCAAGGTGAGACTGGGAGTGTGTTTATTGTCACAGTGGATCTGAGAGTGATTATGGAAAAGCAGTGTGGGGTCACTGAGCCAGCGACTTTAAATCGTGGCTCAGCATTTCCTGGTTGCATGTTGCATGACCTCGGGAaagttaattaacctctctgTTCTATTGTTTCCTTATCTGTCGAATGCAGACAGCACCACAAGCTACATGTAAGGCACAAAAACACCTAGTGAGGGGCCTCACGTGACTGTCTCCTCCAGGCACCTAGCCTGTTTCTGACTATGGCCTGGGTGCTGAGGACACAGGGAATAGGGTGAAGGCACTAAGAGCCCACATGCTAACCCCCTAGCTGCATGGATGGGAGCAAGGGTTCTACTTGTGACATCGTGCTGAGATACAACCCTTGAGGACCCAGTGGAAACCAGGAGGCATGAAGGCACAGACCTCCTCACAACTCCATCATGGCTCTGAAGGGCTTCCAATTGGCCACTCGGGGCATGGAGTCATTCAGGAACAGGAAAAGTGTTCTCTGATTCCCTCCCCTccattctattcattcattcattcattcattcattcattcattcagcaaacactatggatcacctactgtgtgccaggtgctgcaTTGTAGGCACAGGAGCTGTAGCAATGAACAGAACGGACACAAATTTCCACATCAGAGGGTCAACACTCTAATACATGAGACAGACAACAAGATAAATAAACTAGATACAGAGTCACAATACCAAATCCCAAAAAGgtctgaaaagcaaaatggtttCACAACCCATTTGTGGCAAAATCTGGCCTTTACGGATAGAAGGTTattatagcttttatttattgaaactTATGTGAGTATTCTTATGTTTCATTCCAGATAAAGTGTTTGATTTTGAGATGTTATCCCAGGCCCCACTAGGGATGCAATACAGAGTATTATACCAtagtaccttttttaaaaatctgaaaaattctgaATTCCAAGCTCTTGGACCAGGGGTTCAGGTCAAGGTTTGGGATCTCTGACATATTAAATATTGATAAGTGATAGGAGAAAATTCAAGCTAGAGAAGACAATGGGACAACTTTGGGATGGGGGCACAGTTTGCAATTTAAAGAGGcatgaaggagggaagaaagagccaTGTAAATATGGCGGGGGAAGGAAAGTttgaggcagaggga harbors:
- the CCDC159 gene encoding coiled-coil domain-containing protein 159 isoform X8, whose translation is MRWCPHGIKFQRHSWGLASRSLRGEHEQVVCATLFWLAYPRTLTTLRPATAHLPCPPTGVCLLTGSVTSSSSDKTLNYTIHWSRTPEPEIVGPAASENTVPSIDWRLERDLEPQSYGSPIFQSPDSREQCNDQDLLKRHHNTTKKPLETNSSKVKVKSTMMIPDSQKLLRCELESLKAQLQAQTKAFEFLNHSVTMLEKESCLQQIKIQQLEEVLSPISRQTEKEGPKWGVEQGRQELYGALAQGLQGLQKTLRDSEEVQRTRTTRCLQLLAQEIRDRGSGGRDHREPGEHPEDAEDTGEVPQGPDQDEAAGV
- the CCDC159 gene encoding coiled-coil domain-containing protein 159 isoform X6 yields the protein MRWCPHGIKFQRHSWGLASRSLRGEHEQVKPLETNSSKVKVKSTMMIPDSQKLLRCELESLKAQLQAQTKAFEFLNHSVTMLEKESCLQQIKIQQLEEVLSPISRQTEKEGPKWGVEQGRQELYGALAQGLQGLQKTLRDSEEVQRTRTTRCLQLLAQEIRDRLHCPLSKKFLWEELELVREEVTFIYQKLQAQEDEITENLVNIQKMQKTQVKCRKVLTKMKQQGYETSNWPETEEVPSGGSGSWRDDLQKELSDIWSAVHMLQNSFDGLISSGGCLRASNLKGYRGHQGLSPLLPSWDSDSDSDQDHSQPLFIKSHSFPSA
- the CCDC159 gene encoding coiled-coil domain-containing protein 159 isoform X7, whose translation is MRWCPHGIKFQRHSWGLASRSLRGEHEQVKPLETNSSKVKVKSTMMIPDSQKLLRCELESLKAQLQAQTKAFEFLNHSVTMLEKESCLQQIKIQQLEEVLSPISRQTEKEGPKWGVEQGRQELYGALAQGLQGLQKTLRDSEEVQRTRTTRCLQLLAQEIRDSKKFLWEELELVREEVTFIYQKLQAQEDEITENLVNIQKMQKTQVKCRKVLTKMKQQGYETSNWPETEEVPSGGSGSWRDDLQKELSDIWSAVHMLQNSFDGLISSGGCLRASNLKGYRGHQGLSPLLPSWDSDSDSDQDHSQPLFIKSHSFPSA
- the CCDC159 gene encoding coiled-coil domain-containing protein 159 isoform X5 translates to MRWCPHGIKFQRHSWGLASRSLRGEHEQVVCGSSSDKTLNYTIHWSRTPEPEIVGPAASENTVPSIDWRLERDLEPQSYGSPIFQSPDSREQCNDQDLLKRHHNTTKKPLETNSSKVKVKSTMMIPDSQKLLRCELESLKAQLQAQTKAFEFLNHSVTMLEKESCLQQIKIQQLEEVLSPISRQTEKEGPKWGVEQGRQELYGALAQGLQGLQKTLRDSEEVQRTRTTRCLQLLAQEIRDRLHCPLSKKFLWEELELVREEVTFIYQKLQAQEDEITENLVNIQKMQKTQVKCRKVLTKMKQQGYETSNWPETEEVPSGGSGSWRDDLQKELSDIWSAVHMLQNSFDGLISSGGCLRASNLKGYRGHQGLSPLLPSWDSDSDSDQDHSQPLFIKSHSFPSA
- the CCDC159 gene encoding coiled-coil domain-containing protein 159 isoform X3, with the protein product MSRCDPLLAGLPQDPDYSAPCYCASPLPSNGCLPANGKCDKYWGSSSDKTLNYTIHWSRTPEPEIVGPAASENTVPSIDWRLERDLEPQSYGSPIFQSPDSREQCNDQDLLKRHHNTTKKPLETNSSKVKVKSTMMIPDSQKLLRCELESLKAQLQAQTKAFEFLNHSVTMLEKESCLQQIKIQQLEEVLSPISRQTEKEGPKWGVEQGRQELYGALAQGLQGLQKTLRDSEEVQRTRTTRCLQLLAQEIRDRLHCPLSKKFLWEELELVREEVTFIYQKLQAQEDEITENLVNIQKMQKTQVKCRKVLTKMKQQGYETSNWPETEEVPSGGSGSWRDDLQKELSDIWSAVHMLQNSFDGLISSGGCLRASNLKGYRGHQGLSPLLPSWDSDSDSDQDHSQPLFIKSHSFPSA